The DNA window CAGGGCCTGCGTGCCCCGCTGGATGCGCCAGGGCTGCGAGACAGGCTTCCCATCGTGCACCGATCCACGGATCAGCGCACGCAGCTGTTGGCCATCAACCACCTCCACGGCGCCAATGCGCAGCACCACATCACCCTCACGCAGGCCTGCACGCTGGGCCGCACTGTCGGTCATCACTTCGCCCATCACTGGGCGCGTCCACGGCCCCACGATGCCGATCATCTGCATGAGGCGCGCATCGGCTTCCCGGGTATCCAGTTGATTCAGGGCAAGCACTACCGTGCGCTGGCTGGCCCCCGGCGTAGGTTCAAGCTCCAAGCGCACCGGAGTCGCTTCTAATGCGCCGCGTGTGAGCAACCAGCGCAGGTCTTCAAAGGACCGCACGGGCTGGGGCTCCTCGTTGCCAATCGCCGCATTGCGCACCAGCTCCCCGCCATGCAGGCCTGCCGACTCGGCCACAGAACCTGGCACCGGTCGTGCGAGGTAGGCCATGGGCTCCTGCACCCCCATCCAATTGACCGTGGCATAAAGCAGCACCGCCAGGACAAGGTTGGCCACTGGGCCCGCGGCCACAATGAGTGCCCGCGAGCGCAACGACTGGGTATTAAAGGCCAGATGGCGCTCTTCGGGAGGTACCGGCGCTTCGCGCTCGTCCAGCATGCGTACAAAACCGCCCAGCGGAAATGCCCCCAGCACAAACTCGGTGGGAGAACCCTTGGGCTGCCAGCGCAGCAGTGGCTTACCAAAGCCCACCGAAAAGCGCAGAACTTTCACGCCGCAAGCCACCGCCACACGGTAGTGGCCATATTCGTGCACGGCAATCAACAGCCCCAGGGCCACAAGAAAGGCAACAATGGTCAACATGCGTATCCCCGTGAAATCAGGTGGCAGCGCCTAGGCTGCCAA is part of the Simplicispira sp. 125 genome and encodes:
- the rseP gene encoding RIP metalloprotease RseP produces the protein MLTIVAFLVALGLLIAVHEYGHYRVAVACGVKVLRFSVGFGKPLLRWQPKGSPTEFVLGAFPLGGFVRMLDEREAPVPPEERHLAFNTQSLRSRALIVAAGPVANLVLAVLLYATVNWMGVQEPMAYLARPVPGSVAESAGLHGGELVRNAAIGNEEPQPVRSFEDLRWLLTRGALEATPVRLELEPTPGASQRTVVLALNQLDTREADARLMQMIGIVGPWTRPVMGEVMTDSAAQRAGLREGDVVLRIGAVEVVDGQQLRALIRGSVHDGKPVSQPWRIQRGTQALTLDVQPEVQQDQGELIGRVGAYVGARPEFTTVQYGPFEGLWSGVTRTWQVSVLTLRMMGRMVIGEASLKNISGPLTIADYAGRSASMGLTQYLAFLALISVSLGVLNLLPLPVLDGGHLMYYLWEGVTGRGVSDAWMERLQRGGIAVLLLMMSIAMFNDISRLFG